GAGCGGAAAACGGATGAAATTTAAGAGGGAAATGGGGGCAAACAGACAAAAGAATCAAAACGCTTTTGACTTTTTTTCTCGTTCTCTTCTCTGTTGAAGTTCATGAGTTGATGAGCTAagcttcttaaaaaaataaaatcaaaaacaggaagaagaagaagatgaagagctAATCTCTCTTATTCTCTGATATCTCCGCTGCTAAAATCCTTAATCTCTCGATTTCGACGTCTCTGTTTATTTCCAAACAACATTTACTTCCAAATATCATTTCTCTTTCGAGTTTCTCTGTTCGATTTCGCTCTTTCAATGGCTTCTTCCATCACGCCCTCAATTCACTCTTCAATTCGTCCTTCTCGATTGCCTTCACTCTACTTATTGCCTAGCAGAATTTCACCAAATCATGTTTTGCTCCAAGCTCGATCACGCCTTGCTACTAAATCCACGCGCTTGGCTTTCTCGCCATTGCCGGAGATTCCAAACTCTCCTGTGGcacttgaattctcaagaaagcCGTTGAGAATCGCTGGTTGGAGTCCAACGATTAGGCAACGAGGTTCTATTGAGCTTCCCGTAGTTAAGGCTGCAGCTGCTGATTCCGAAGGGTCAGACTTACTTTGTTTTTTTCGTATGCTTCCGTTCGGCTGCTAAGCAAATGCAGGAAATTTAACTAAGAGAGTTTAAATTTTTGCTCTTCTTTTCAATTTATACTTCTGCTCTTTCAGTAAGATATTTGTGTTGGAGTGAACGTCATTGGTTTTGTTATAGTTTTTATCCGTTTGTTACTTGTGTTTGTGGCTATAGACATGTGGAGCCTGCTAAAAACTTTGGTGAGAGATTTCCTGCACTGCTTACaggtttcttcttctttatgtGGTAAGCTATGCGGTTCACGCCTTCAGGAAATATAATAGAGTagtaatgaaatttttattcctcaatttatatttcaaatatGTATCcagaaatttgaaaaatattataaaatatatacatatctcAAATTTCAATTAGAATGTAATATTGTGAAATTGCTAGCTAATCTAGGGGATACCCAAACTATTTTGTAGTCATGCTATTCTATGAGCCACTTCTTTATGCCAATTCAATGCTCCAGGAAGTAGCATGTAGCTTCTAAAAACGTCGCAGATCCTTGTGTGTTTTATGAGATTTCTGTTTACTTGTATCTGGTCCAGTGATTATCGATTGATTTGTGTTCTCTGTGCAGGTACTTCTTAAATGTCATTTTCAACATATTGAACAAGAAGGTCTATAATTATTTCCCGTATCCATAGTAGGTGATTCTTACTAGACAATTCTGCTTTTTTAACTTATCCATGGATTTAGAGTTCATATAATATCCTATACCGCACCACAAATTGCTGTTGTCCATCAAATCCACAAAACCGTGGCTTCTGAAGTGTGTTATTCCCCTTCACGAATGGAAATATGTCTTTGCAGTTTTGTATCAGTTATACATCTCTTAGTTGGAGTAGCATACTGTCTTGTTTGTTGGGCTGTTGGTCTACCAAAACGTGCAGTAAGTTACAGTTGCCTTGATATCTTTTCTCCTTGAGGTTAAATAAGCCTTCACTAATAACATGATTTACTCTCTAACTAGCCAATTGACAGAGACCTCCTGCTACTATTGACTCCAGTTGCAATCTGTCATGCCCTTGGACATGTCATGTCTAATGTATCATTTGCAGCTGTTGCTGTATCTTTTACGCACACCATCAAAGGTATCGATGATCTGAATGATTTAAAAGTAACTATTGGAAATCGCATTAACCTGTGAATAAATTGtgttaaaataaagaaaacaatGTGGATATCCAGTTTTGATGCCAGTTGCACCTGTATGCATGCAAAAGCACACAAATAAGAACACATTTCATGTTTCCTCAATTCTTAGAACACTTGGATGTTCAAGAGCCAGGGTTGTTGACCTTAATTGTTTGCTCATATCAGAAGTAGATTCTCCTACATTTCTCTGGTGTGAAAATTTATTATGCTTGTTGCCCAATTGGAGAACAGACTATATAGATAGTCTTAGCCTAGTCTTAGGTGTATCATGTATGTTATAACATAATTTTGACAGATTCCATTTGAAAAGCATTACTGGTTAAGTTTCTAATTGATGGATGTTTCAAGCTTTTGCAAAGTGATAGAGCTACAAACTTCTAAGTGACTTGATTACATTTAGTTGATGAGAACCTTTATTTTTCTATTCACATTTGATAATCTAATTTTAGTTTCATGCTTTTTTTTGTTCAATTTTTCAGTTTAGCAGTGCAGTAAAGTTAAGAGATAATTAAAGCTTGATGGATTTTATCATTAACTTTTCCTTTTGTTTCTCTATAGCTCTAGAGCCATTCTTCAATGCTGCTGCTTCTCAATTTGTGCTGGGCCACCAAATTCCTTTGTCCCTATGGTTGTCATTGGCTCCAGTAGTCATCGGTAATTTTGACTATAAAGTATTTTGCCTTTggctttatttatttcattgcaGGGaaataaaatactatatttCCAACCTGAAATTCCATATTATATTGGGGTCTAGACCTGTTAGTCAATCCACTGTATGCAATATTAAGTTCTCTGGTGTACTCTATTGATTGAGTATTTTTGACTTCTCTGTTAGGTGTATCACTGGCATCATTGACAGAACTTTCCTTCAACTGGATTGGGTTCATAAGTGCAATGATTTCCAACGTTGCATTTACCTACAGAAGTATCTATTCTAAAAAAGCAATGGTAAGATTGATCAGGTGGTGTGATGTTTGTCTTGTTCTTCATTTTTGTAACCTATTTCTTCAATAATTTCATTTCTGAAGGGATCCTTTGGCCATTGGTTATCATCAGGTCAGGAATGATGCACTGagttcatttaaaaaaaaataaaaattggaaGGCATCTTTTGACAACAAATTAAATTGAGTCAGattataggaaaaaaaaatctataatgATGTCGTATGTGCTACTACCTGATATATTTGAAGAGACAACTCAATTGAATGTAGTTTCCTCGATGTTATCATGATTCCCATGCAAATATCAGGTGCACAACTATTCTTGGATGTTGAGAACAACAGAATTTTAAGAGTTTATCTGAAAGCCTTTTCTGCTGCTTTCAGGCATGAAACACAATTGTTATGTTCTCCACCAGTGTCAAAACACTCCCAATATATACTTCAACGCATGCAAcatgaatttaaataaactaTAAAACCAACATATATAATCTgtggaatttaaaaaaaatgataaattcaAACTAAACATTTTAGATCATGGAAAGTACTCATATAAGCAAGTTTTCCATTGACAATCAAGTTACGAGTGCTCGTATTTGTTTCTGATGTACTAGATTTACCATAttctttattcaatttttaacaGACTGGCATGGACAGCACAAATGTGTATGCTTACATTTCAATAATCGCCCTCTTGTTTTGCATCCCTCCAGCAGTATTGGTGAGCACGCTTGTCAGGGAAGCAAACTGATTTTTAATATCTTTACTGCTCTGTTTTTGTTGTTAATGTCTTGACCGTTGGTTCATCTGAATGTGTTTTCAGATCGAGGGCCCTCAACTGATCCAATATGGTTTCAGAGGTGCAATTGCAAAAGTAGGATTATTTAAGTTCATTACTGACTTGTTCTGGATTGGAATGTTTTATCATCTGTATAACCAGGTATCTCAATTTTATCAAGCTCTAGATCTTGAAACATGAGTTTGCTTCTTTTAATAGACGTGATCATAATCTGTACTCAACTACGTTGAGCTTTAAATTCAGGTTGCCACAAATACTTTGGAACGAGTTGCACCACTTACACATgctgttggaaatgtgttgaaGCGAGTTTTTGTCATTGGGTTCTCCATTGTTGTATTTGGTAACTACTCTTAATCTCTCACATGACCTGCATACGAAATTTGAGCAAGTATGTTTCTGATGTTAAAAAGGTCCCTTTTATCACTATGGGGCTAAGTCAATAGAGCTGGTGCTACATGTACCTAACTGTTCATTGATTAAGCTTTCTTTTCCATCGGAATGCTGAAATGAAATGTAGTGCTGATCCACTAAATCTAACTGATATTTCCTCTCTAATGAAGGAATCATGCAATCTAAATATCATGTCATGTGGAATTAGATCTTCCTAAATCTTGTGTATAGAAGTCTAGACTCGATTATATAAGCCATGTTTGTGGGCCATGATTTCTATACTTTAGTAATGATGGCAAAATTTGCAGGCAATAGAATCTCCACTCAAACTGGAATTGGTACTGCAATAGCCATTGCAGGTGTTGCAATTTACTCCCTTATAAAGGCTAACATGGAAGAACAAAAACGGGTAAGATATTTTAATCCATCTTGTTTTCTCCATTTCTTTATGATATTTTCAAtggataaaattttctaaatttttttcctCCCATGGTTAAGTTTATAGAGCAGTGACTTGAGTGATGGGTTGTGCACCAAATGTCCGAGTATTTAACTTTAACATCTGTTACGGTTCCACAAACCTGTACCCTTCCTCAAGGCAGTGTCTGGGATTGTTTGGATGAAGAATGCTAACAACGGTCACTTTTTCAAGTGATTGTATAACACTCTCCACCCTAttagttgaaaaatatttattatacttCCTCAATAAAGTGGAAAGTGTTGGACAGTCAAGTGACTGTACTTAGCATTCCTCTTGTTTGGATTATAGGTTTAGGATAGCTGATAAGAGTTTTCGTATCCAGTAGCTATTACAAACCCATTTGGTTAAAGAATCCAATAGCTAATGTTAAATTAATAATGCCTTGAATTGTTGCAGCTCAAAAAGTTGTGAATTTAGAGTTGGTCACAATCGGTTGATGCTCTTTTAAGATAAGAAAACTACTTTACCCTTGTttcaatctatatatatatctatattatGATGATTTGAGATCTAGAAGAGGGTAGAGTTAGGGTATGTACATATAAATTTAGTCAGAATGGTTCACGTTCTCTTGctttattcttttttcctttgtttTCTAGTGACGTGTAATCGCCATCTATCATGTAGAACTACCCTTTCACTATTTATCAGGCGGTTATTTAATGTCCTCCGACGTTTGTGCTAACATGATCTTGATGTGGAGAGGTCTGTTCTCCACCTCCGACGTTTGTGCTAACATGATTTGAATTAGGAGGGTTTATTCCCTTCGGACCCATTAAGTTTAATGGGCTGGATCCTTTTCTGTTGGGTCTGAACCCCTATTTTATCCGATCTGTCCGAATGTGACCTGAGCTGCGTACTAAAGGATAGAATTGCGTATTAAGCTGTAATGAATTACGGTCTGCCTTTCTTACGTAGGTTCGGATAGCAGAGATCCGTAGGTTCGGATAGCAGAGATCCGTACTAAAGGATAGAATTGCGTATTAAGCTCTAATGAATTACGATCTGCCTTTCTTACATAGGCTCGGATAGCAGTTGCTCGGATAGCAGTTGGATTAGAGATCCAACTGTCATCCTATTATATAGGAATATAATATATTAGGAACATAAGATATTAAACCGCTGCTCTTATTTTCTTAtgcatttattttctatttatttatcttaataataaaaaaaattgtcatATAAGCTTAATCACTTTACATATAGATAGCAATaacttgagaaaattttattaaacacaCGGTATAAATCAATTGCCATAAATATTTAGTAATCAGTAACAACTATTAGTTACTTCCAATGGTTAAAATCAAACAGAatcatatattatatattatggaataaaaataagagttcactatttatattaatatcatTTAAAGTTCTTTTCTTGTATTATCTATTTACTATCATCAGctagaataattttaaatttagaaataacATCATTTAAATAATATCTTTCCTTGTAAActattttaattctaaatagTTTACCctatttatataatatcatttaatttaaatttttaaaaatttggccAAAAAATGTAGTTTAcccttataaaattttaattcaaataattttaattatttctaagGAGCATTCAATCATTATCTTGTCACGATAGATAACAAAGGGAAGGGAAGGGCAGGATAACATGCCTCGGTTGGGATTACTTCAACTTTTGATTTCATATTAGAGCACACTTGAATATGATTCACTAACCAGAAGTTTTGTCATCAACCAAgttgtctttttttttattattattattaaaattagaaaagtTTCGTTAAAAGGTTAAGCAGTACAACTCAAGAGATAAAGCACAAGCACAAGCCAAGACCTTGAAAACCATAACTAAGAAGGACAAGAGTTTTTAAGACCCAAAACATAACAACCTAATGGAGAACAGACCTAAAAACTCATACCTGACAGACCTGAAACATGATCCAGATTATATTACAGTAAGAGCCGCACTTCATCTCCAACAGCTCCGATCGCCGTTAGCTCCCACAACAATAGCCAGAGGCTTTAAAACACAtactgaagaaagagagagcaaGAGATCGGTCACATGCAGCAAATCAGAGAAAAATGAAGCACGAATAACAATGTAAAAAGCTTATGCAACTCCGAAAAAAATGAAGCACGAATAACAGTGTAAAAAGCTTATGCAACTCCGAAACAAACTAGAACGGTGGAAAATCAAAAGGCTTAAAGAAAGGGAAGAGGAAATTTCCACAATCGCCTCTGGCTTCCACTGCTAGAGCCAATGGAAGCCACCTCCAGAAGATCGATGCCCGTGAGAAGGAAGATGAAAGCTCTTTGGCGGCAAGCCATCTCTACCTCCGGACGCCTACATGCAAACATGGGAAGCACAAATGGAAGGGCCTGGATCTGAAACAGAAACAagaaaacaagcaaaagaaTCAAACAACAGGCAGATCTAAACTAATTTTCCTCACTATAAAAGCTCAATCCGCCAACAAAcgaaatctaaataaaaaaatatttacaatcccACTCAAATGGGGAGGAAGTGAAACCCACTTCTGACCCTGCCTGATGGGGCAAGGGCAGAAAAAGAGGGCTTTGCCTTGGAGAAAAAATCACAGCCTTCAGAGAAAAAACTCTCTAAGGCCATATCCTAGGCATCAATTTTTTGCACCggtgtaaaatattaaaatagctcaatattatttttaattttcatttttaacattaaaaaaatttttatttatattctccaatccatttaatattatattatttattttactttaatgtTATTTAtacatttcactcaaaaaattcatataattttatatattcactccaaatacttatatattttacattttcattcaatattcaaatattcagttatgttataaataaataaaaatatattaatcataaaaatgcattaattaaatattaattatataaaaacatcacttaaacataagttataaacatacattaattaaacattaattagcaaattaaaaataaaatagactcatgcatattaaattatcaaaaaaaaaaaaaacaagctaATTTAGATGATCATTTGTATGTTGTTCCTACAAATACTCTATTAATGCATTATGAAGTGCAAAATGAACatctttatctttaatttttttgtgtcgagcaaa
The sequence above is a segment of the Manihot esculenta cultivar AM560-2 chromosome 5, M.esculenta_v8, whole genome shotgun sequence genome. Coding sequences within it:
- the LOC110614586 gene encoding triose phosphate/phosphate translocator, chloroplastic isoform X5, whose amino-acid sequence is MASSITPSIHSSIRPSRLPSLYLLPSRISPNHVLLQARSRLATKSTRLAFSPLPEIPNSPVALEFSRKPLRIAGWSPTIRQRGSIELPVVKAAAADSEGHVEPAKNFGERFPALLTGFFFFMWYFLNVIFNILNKKVYNYFPYPYFVSVIHLLVGVAYCLVCWAVGLPKRAPIDRDLLLLLTPVAICHALGHVMSNVSFAAVAVSFTHTIKALEPFFNAAASQFVLGHQIPLSLWLSLAPVVIGVSLASLTELSFNWIGFISAMISNVAFTYRSIYSKKAMTGMDSTNVYAYISIIALLFCIPPAVLIEGPQLIQYGFRGAIAKVGLFKFITDLFWIGMFYHLYNQVATNTLERVAPLTHAVGNVLKRVFVIGFSIVVFGNRISTQTGIGTAIAIAGVAIYSLIKANMEEQKRHGH
- the LOC110614586 gene encoding triose phosphate/phosphate translocator, chloroplastic isoform X4, translating into MASSITPSIHSSIRPSRLPSLYLLPSRISPNHVLLQARSRLATKSTRLAFSPLPEIPNSPVALEFSRKPLRIAGWSPTIRQRGSIELPVVKAAAADSEGHVEPAKNFGERFPALLTGFFFFMWYFLNVIFNILNKKVYNYFPYPYFVSVIHLLVGVAYCLVCWAVGLPKRAPIDRDLLLLLTPVAICHALGHVMSNVSFAAVAVSFTHTIKALEPFFNAAASQFVLGHQIPLSLWLSLAPVVIGVSLASLTELSFNWIGFISAMISNVAFTYRSIYSKKAMTGMDSTNVYAYISIIALLFCIPPAVLIEGPQLIQYGFRGAIAKVGLFKFITDLFWIGMFYHLYNQVATNTLERVAPLTHAVGNVLKRVFVIGFSIVVFGNRISTQTGIGTAIAIAGVAIYSLIKANMEEQKRLKKL
- the LOC110614586 gene encoding triose phosphate/phosphate translocator, chloroplastic isoform X1, whose amino-acid sequence is MASSITPSIHSSIRPSRLPSLYLLPSRISPNHVLLQARSRLATKSTRLAFSPLPEIPNSPVALEFSRKPLRIAGWSPTIRQRGSIELPVVKAAAADSEGHVEPAKNFGERFPALLTGFFFFMWYFLNVIFNILNKKVYNYFPYPYFVSVIHLLVGVAYCLVCWAVGLPKRAPIDRDLLLLLTPVAICHALGHVMSNVSFAAVAVSFTHTIKALEPFFNAAASQFVLGHQIPLSLWLSLAPVVIGVSLASLTELSFNWIGFISAMISNVAFTYRSIYSKKAMTGMDSTNVYAYISIIALLFCIPPAVLIEGPQLIQYGFRGAIAKVGLFKFITDLFWIGMFYHLYNQVATNTLERVAPLTHAVGNVLKRVFVIGFSIVVFGNRISTQTGIGTAIAIAGVAIYSLIKANMEEQKRVRYFNPSCFLHFFMIFSMDKIF
- the LOC110614586 gene encoding triose phosphate/phosphate translocator, chloroplastic isoform X3, with product MASSITPSIHSSIRPSRLPSLYLLPSRISPNHVLLQARSRLATKSTRLAFSPLPEIPNSPVALEFSRKPLRIAGWSPTIRQRGSIELPVVKAAAADSEGHVEPAKNFGERFPALLTGFFFFMWYFLNVIFNILNKKVYNYFPYPYFVSVIHLLVGVAYCLVCWAVGLPKRAPIDRDLLLLLTPVAICHALGHVMSNVSFAAVAVSFTHTIKALEPFFNAAASQFVLGHQIPLSLWLSLAPVVIGVSLASLTELSFNWIGFISAMISNVAFTYRSIYSKKAMTGMDSTNVYAYISIIALLFCIPPAVLIEGPQLIQYGFRGAIAKVGLFKFITDLFWIGMFYHLYNQVATNTLERVAPLTHAVGNVLKRVFVIGFSIVVFGNRISTQTGIGTAIAIAGVAIYSLIKANMEEQKRFIEQ
- the LOC110614586 gene encoding triose phosphate/phosphate translocator, chloroplastic isoform X2; translation: MASSITPSIHSSIRPSRLPSLYLLPSRISPNHVLLQARSRLATKSTRLAFSPLPEIPNSPVALEFSRKPLRIAGWSPTIRQRGSIELPVVKAAAADSEGHVEPAKNFGERFPALLTGFFFFMWYFLNVIFNILNKKVYNYFPYPYFVSVIHLLVGVAYCLVCWAVGLPKRAPIDRDLLLLLTPVAICHALGHVMSNVSFAAVAVSFTHTIKALEPFFNAAASQFVLGHQIPLSLWLSLAPVVIGVSLASLTELSFNWIGFISAMISNVAFTYRSIYSKKAMTGMDSTNVYAYISIIALLFCIPPAVLIEGPQLIQYGFRGAIAKVGLFKFITDLFWIGMFYHLYNQVATNTLERVAPLTHAVGNVLKRVFVIGFSIVVFGNRISTQTGIGTAIAIAGVAIYSLIKANMEEQKRKAALAPAS